In the genome of Betaproteobacteria bacterium, one region contains:
- a CDS encoding FAD-dependent oxidoreductase: MNQFSSRRRFLGLAGASLAGSMVPAWLSGCATAGSQKPVGRVVVVGGGFGGATAAKYIRMWSEKRIEVILVEPSAQFVSCPLSNLVLGGSRTIESLTLSRETLGDYGVRLIRDEVVAIDPDGKRAQLKGGEALSYDGVIVAPGIDFIYEDIPALAREDAQKVFLHAWKAGAQTVALRRQLEAMPDGGTFVLSIPKAPYRCPPGPYERASQVAYYFRQAKPKSKVLILDANPDIVSKKGLFVAAWKELYPGIIDYHPNQEVKDVDAKTLTVKTEFDTFRGDVVNVIPSQRAGSIAVRTKLVTANNRWCGVNWQTMESAAVAGVHVLGDATLAAQAMPKSASMANNHAKIAASAIVAQLTGSPVNPSPVISNTCYSWVSATEAVHITAVYRFDPVKKTLLPVEGAGGLSAKPSAQEKDYGDDWAVNIWADTLA, from the coding sequence ATGAACCAGTTTTCTTCGCGACGCAGATTTCTCGGCCTGGCGGGTGCCAGCCTGGCGGGCAGCATGGTTCCCGCATGGCTTTCCGGCTGTGCGACCGCGGGCTCACAGAAGCCGGTCGGCCGAGTCGTCGTCGTGGGTGGCGGCTTCGGCGGGGCGACCGCCGCCAAGTACATCCGCATGTGGAGCGAGAAACGCATCGAGGTGATTCTGGTGGAGCCGAGTGCGCAGTTCGTGTCGTGTCCGCTTTCCAACCTGGTCCTCGGCGGGTCACGCACCATCGAATCGCTCACCCTCAGTCGCGAGACGCTCGGCGACTACGGCGTCCGGCTCATCCGCGACGAGGTCGTTGCGATCGACCCCGACGGGAAGCGGGCACAACTCAAGGGCGGCGAGGCGCTCTCTTACGACGGGGTCATCGTCGCACCCGGCATCGACTTCATCTACGAGGACATTCCCGCTCTGGCCCGCGAGGACGCGCAGAAGGTCTTTCTCCACGCATGGAAGGCCGGCGCGCAGACGGTGGCGTTGCGCAGGCAGCTGGAGGCGATGCCGGACGGTGGCACCTTCGTCCTTTCGATACCGAAGGCGCCCTACCGCTGCCCGCCCGGTCCGTACGAGCGAGCGTCGCAGGTGGCGTATTACTTCAGACAAGCCAAGCCGAAGTCGAAGGTGCTGATCCTCGACGCCAATCCGGACATCGTCTCCAAGAAGGGGCTCTTCGTTGCGGCCTGGAAGGAGCTCTATCCGGGCATCATCGACTACCACCCCAATCAGGAAGTCAAGGATGTTGACGCGAAGACGCTGACGGTCAAGACCGAGTTCGACACGTTCCGCGGCGATGTCGTGAACGTCATTCCGTCCCAGCGCGCCGGCAGCATTGCCGTGCGGACCAAGCTCGTCACCGCGAACAATCGCTGGTGTGGCGTCAACTGGCAGACCATGGAGTCGGCCGCGGTAGCCGGTGTCCATGTTCTGGGGGACGCGACGCTCGCCGCCCAGGCAATGCCGAAGTCCGCCAGCATGGCCAACAATCACGCCAAGATCGCGGCGAGCGCGATCGTCGCGCAACTGACCGGCAGCCCCGTCAATCCCAGCCCGGTGATCTCCAACACCTGCTACAGCTGGGTCAGCGCCACGGAAGCCGTGCACATCACGGCCGTCTATCGCTTCGACCCGGTGAAGAAGACGTTGCTTCCGGTGGAGGGCGCCGGCGGTCTGTCAGCGAAACCCAGCGCCCAGGAGAAGGACTACGGCGACGACTGGGCGGTCAACATCTGGGCGGACACGCTCGCGTGA
- a CDS encoding cytochrome c, whose product MKRLFFAMASLCAIACPAFADDPKPATPDTGRDLAAACAICHGTDGWSAGGRLPHLAGQPKEYLVKQMQDFRDGSRPATIMTQIAKGYTDEQYQLIAAFFASQKRR is encoded by the coding sequence ATGAAGCGACTCTTTTTCGCGATGGCGTCGTTGTGTGCCATCGCGTGCCCGGCTTTTGCCGACGACCCGAAACCTGCGACACCCGACACCGGGCGCGACCTCGCGGCGGCCTGTGCCATCTGCCACGGCACCGACGGCTGGAGCGCCGGGGGCCGCCTTCCGCATCTGGCGGGCCAGCCGAAGGAATATCTCGTGAAACAGATGCAGGACTTTCGCGACGGCAGCCGCCCGGCGACCATCATGACGCAGATCGCGAAGGGTTATACCGACGAGCAGTACCAGTTGATCGCCGCGTTCTTCGCTTCACAGAAGAGAAGGTGA